Proteins encoded by one window of Panicum virgatum strain AP13 chromosome 7N, P.virgatum_v5, whole genome shotgun sequence:
- the LOC120680692 gene encoding agmatine coumaroyltransferase-2-like, which produces MKITVQSTKAVKPAYPGGEAPAGAPGVVPLTVLDKANFDTYISVIYAFRPPAPDNAALEAGLARVLVEYREWAGRLGVDAQGNRAILLNDEGARFVEATADVALDSVMPLEPTPAVLALHPSGDDAVELMLIQVTRFACGSLVVGFTTQHIVADGRATGNFFIAWSQATRGAALDPVPVHDRESFFRPRDPPLVEFEHRGVEFKPYEKHAVESHAGDAEEEEEVVVQKVHFSREFISRLKSRASAGMPRPYSTLQCVVAHLWRCMTTARGLDEGQSTSVCIAVDGRARMSPQVPDGYTGNVVLWARPTARAGELVAKPLQHAVGLINREVARINDGYFKSFIDFASSAAVDKERLVAAADAAEMVLSPDIEVDSWLRIPFYDLDFGGGRPFFFMPSYLPVEGLLILLPSFVGDGSVDAYVPLFSRDMDTFKNCCYAME; this is translated from the coding sequence ATGAAGATCACCGTGCAGTCCACCAAGGCCGTCAAGCCGGCCTAccccggcggcgaggctccGGCCGGCGCGCCGGGCGTCGTGCCGCTCACGGTGCTCGACAAGGCCAACTTCGACACGTACATCTCCGTCATCTACGCGTTCCGGCCCCCGGCCCCGGACAACGCCGCGCTCGAGGCGGGGCTCGCCCGGGTGCTGGTCGAGTACCGCGAGTGGGcggggcggctcggcgtggaCGCCCAGGGGAACCGCGCCATCCTGCTCAACGACGAGGGCGCGCGGTTCGTCGAGGCCACCGCCGACGTCGCGCTTGACAGCGTCATGCCGCTCGAGCCCACGCCCGCGGTGCTCGCCCTGCACCCCAGCGGCGACGACGCCGTCGAGCTCATGCTCATCCAGGTCACCCGCTTCGCGTGCGGCTCCCTCGTCGTGGGGTTCACCACGCAGCACATCGTCGCCGACGGCCGCGCCACCGGCAACTTCTTCATCGCGTGGAGCCAGGCCACCCGCGGCGCGGCCCTGGACCCGGTCCCCGTCCACGACCGCGAGTCCTTCTTCAGGCCCCGCGACCCGCCGCTGGTGGAGTTCGAACACCGCGGCGTCGAGTTCAAGCCCTACGAGAAGCACGCGGTGGAGAGCCacgccggcgacgcggaggaggaggaggaggtcgtgGTCCAGAAGGTCCACTTCAGCCGGGAGTTCATCTCCAGGCTCAAGTCCCGGGCGTCGGCGGGCATGCCGCGGCCGTACAGCACGCTGCAGTGCGTGGTGGCGCACCTGTGGCGGTGCATGACGACGGCGCGCGGGCTGGACGAGGGCCAGTCCACCAGCGTGTGCATCGCCGTGGACGGGCGCGCGCGGATGAGCCCGCAGGTCCCCGACGGCTACACCGGCAACGTGGTGCTGTGGGCGCGGCCCACCGCCAGGGCCGGCGAGCTGGTGGCGAAGCCCCTGCAGCACGCGGTGGGGCTCATCAACCGGGAGGTGGCCCGGATCAACGACGGCTACTTCAAGTCGTTCATCGACTTCGCCAGCTCCGCGGCGGTGGACAAGGAgcggctggtggcggcggccgacgcggcCGAGATGGTGCTGAGCCCCGACATCGAGGTCGACAGCTGGCTGCGGATCCCGTTCTACGACCTCGacttcggcggcggccggcccttcTTCTTCATGCCCAGCTACCTGCCGGTGGAGGGCCTGCTCATCCTGCTGCCATCCTTCGTCGGGGACGGCAGCGTGGACGCCTACGTGCCGCTCTTCAGCCGCGACATGGACACCTTCAAGAACTGCTGCTACGCCATGGAATAG